In Candidatus Hydrogenedentota bacterium, one genomic interval encodes:
- a CDS encoding nucleotidyltransferase domain-containing protein, giving the protein MTQLSDKQRECVQSVAARLGNVSGVRAVVLGGSYARGLARPGSDIDLGIFYSESDPCSIDEIRALAESVNDTPAPVVTGFFEWGPWVNGGAWLTVEGQRIDFIYRSLEHVERVIADAEAGRYELNYEQQPPFGFFSATYLGEVDICVPLHDPESILPRLKQRVAVYPEPLRQSVVRNYLWAAEFALGAFARKYATRGDSYGTASCLTRAINYMVLALFALNRKYPINDKTVLVETESFDHVPAGFMPRVQNIIGATGQSPAELLSAVDAVAQLLTESISLTDGIYQSRYTLPT; this is encoded by the coding sequence GTGACACAACTGTCCGATAAACAGCGCGAATGCGTGCAGTCAGTAGCCGCGCGTCTCGGCAACGTTTCCGGCGTTCGCGCCGTGGTCCTCGGCGGTTCCTATGCGCGTGGATTAGCGCGGCCAGGCTCCGATATCGACCTTGGCATATTCTATTCTGAATCCGACCCTTGCTCGATTGACGAGATCCGCGCGCTGGCCGAATCCGTCAACGATACCCCTGCTCCCGTTGTCACCGGATTCTTCGAATGGGGACCCTGGGTGAACGGGGGCGCATGGCTTACCGTTGAGGGACAACGCATCGATTTCATCTACCGCAGTCTTGAGCACGTGGAGCGTGTGATCGCCGACGCGGAAGCCGGGCGCTACGAGCTCAACTACGAACAGCAACCCCCGTTTGGATTCTTCAGCGCGACGTATCTCGGTGAAGTCGATATCTGCGTTCCCCTCCACGATCCCGAGAGTATCCTCCCTCGACTAAAGCAACGCGTCGCCGTCTACCCCGAGCCGCTGCGTCAGTCCGTCGTTCGAAACTACCTCTGGGCCGCCGAGTTCGCTCTGGGCGCATTCGCCCGGAAGTATGCGACGCGCGGCGATAGCTACGGAACAGCGTCCTGCCTAACGCGCGCAATCAACTACATGGTCTTGGCGCTGTTTGCCCTCAATCGCAAATACCCGATAAACGACAAGACCGTTCTGGTTGAAACGGAGAGTTTCGATCACGTCCCCGCAGGCTTCATGCCGCGTGTCCAGAACATCATCGGGGCCACCGGCCAGTCTCCCGCCGAATTGCTCTCCGCCGTCGATGCTGTTGCGCAGCTTCTGACGGAATCGATTTCCCTGACTGACGGCATCTATCAGTCACGCTACACGCTGCCGACATAA
- a CDS encoding PAS domain S-box protein: MADNGNQTKTQLTDEVRKLREAEERYRTILEDIPVLICCFRPGGEITYANNAYCTFFATTPEKLAGTSNLFRIPESDRESVKASISALTVESPTQTHEHQVHSPGGKVRWHRWTDHALFDAEGKAVGYISLGEDITEHKRDELQIKRFKAILEAAEEISNQGSWEWDIREDTWTFSENWQRIHGLHASRITRKELMMSAYPEDTARIEAAFQDALDGANPYRLEHRIVRQDNGEVRDILALGLVEHDSSGRPVRMYGVAQDVTERKRVEEDLRELQRRDRAWLEHSPICTKVLDRDFNLQYMSAAGVRELGMDDVTKYYGKPYPFSFYPVEFKAQMRANLNLAKETGEVVQQEGCVVDVEGNDHWYHSTIVPICDNNQLQYMMVVSIEITERKRAEEHLRAIADYTYDWESWFASDGQLMWVNPAVEKLTGYSVAECRAMSDYPLPIVHEVDRAEFGARLRRAIAEQTSTSNLEFRISRKDQSVRWMGASWQPIRDDRDKPIGQRTSIRDITDRKRIEMALIESEEKYRRLAENSPAVVYQFLLTPDGKFSLPYINDKVLDILGVKAETVMKDSSTLMGLVHPEDQDKFRNAISKSAERLEAYRETIRAVRNDGKVLYIEATSLPERKEDGSTLWEGFFVDVTERKQAEDALSERNARLQTYFDLPLVGIAVTSVEKGWLEVNSGLCTMLGYSADELVHMTWPEITHPDDIALDLAQFDRVVSGEIDSYSLEKRFVRKNGDIIWANLSVACVRKPDHSVNYFVALLQDITDRKRTEAERERFMSAIEQAAEAIVITDSDGTIEYVNPAFTSVSGYTRAEATGQNLSVLKSGKYDDALNEQIWDTVLGGETWSGRIVSKRKNGTSFIEEATISPVRDASGKTVNFIAVERDITREVELEEHLRQSQKMEAIGSLAGGIAHDFNNILCTILGFTEMAAAKMDKGSPSREMLDEVKKAAERATELVEQILAISRRKEREYGPILIHAIVKEALKMLRGTLPSTIGIVQNIDKDCGPVMADATEIHQIVLNLCTNAYHAMREKGGRLSVEMREVCLIEDEAGPHPDLRPGQYVRLVVADTGSGIEPETMTRIFEPYFTTKAMGEGTGLGLAIVHGIVHSYGGAITVDSTPGEGSTFTVFFPRAAEEARYQVEEDEADVEAGNGERILAIDDEESITRLYSLFLEHAGYQVEPYTSSEKALEVFRADPSAFDLVITDQTMPKMTGADLSRKLLEIRPGIPIILCSGHSDLIDKDAAVAMGIRSYLKKPLNAPHLARVVRRLLDDRQGSVEDDDMED, from the coding sequence TTTCCCTCGGAGAGGATATCACTGAGCACAAGAGGGATGAACTCCAGATCAAGCGATTCAAGGCCATTCTGGAGGCCGCTGAAGAGATATCCAATCAAGGTTCATGGGAATGGGATATTCGCGAGGATACGTGGACGTTCTCCGAGAACTGGCAGCGGATACATGGCCTTCATGCCTCTAGGATTACCCGCAAAGAACTCATGATGAGTGCGTATCCTGAGGATACGGCGCGAATCGAAGCAGCGTTTCAAGACGCTCTTGACGGGGCCAATCCCTATCGCCTTGAGCATCGGATTGTGCGCCAGGATAACGGAGAAGTAAGAGACATCCTGGCGCTTGGGCTAGTGGAACATGATTCCAGCGGTCGGCCAGTCAGGATGTACGGGGTAGCACAGGACGTCACCGAGCGGAAGCGGGTGGAGGAAGATCTCCGGGAGCTGCAGAGAAGAGACCGCGCATGGCTTGAGCATTCTCCGATATGCACCAAAGTCCTCGATCGCGATTTCAATCTGCAGTACATGAGCGCCGCCGGCGTACGCGAACTCGGAATGGATGACGTAACGAAGTACTACGGCAAGCCTTACCCGTTCTCCTTCTATCCCGTCGAGTTCAAAGCGCAAATGCGTGCAAACCTGAATCTGGCCAAGGAGACGGGGGAGGTCGTTCAGCAGGAAGGCTGCGTCGTGGACGTCGAAGGAAACGACCATTGGTACCACTCCACCATCGTGCCAATCTGCGACAACAACCAACTGCAATACATGATGGTCGTCTCGATCGAGATTACCGAACGGAAGCGCGCCGAGGAACACTTACGGGCGATTGCGGACTATACCTACGATTGGGAAAGCTGGTTCGCGTCAGATGGCCAACTGATGTGGGTGAACCCTGCCGTCGAGAAATTGACAGGATACAGCGTAGCAGAATGCCGAGCCATGTCCGACTATCCACTCCCCATCGTGCATGAGGTTGACCGTGCAGAGTTCGGAGCGCGCCTGCGGCGGGCCATTGCAGAGCAGACCTCAACGAGTAATCTCGAGTTCCGTATCTCCCGCAAAGACCAATCGGTCCGCTGGATGGGGGCTTCTTGGCAGCCGATTCGCGACGATCGGGACAAACCGATCGGACAGCGTACCAGCATCCGTGACATTACCGACCGGAAACGGATTGAAATGGCGCTGATTGAAAGCGAGGAAAAATACAGAAGGCTCGCAGAGAACTCTCCTGCCGTCGTCTACCAATTCCTGCTCACGCCGGATGGAAAGTTCTCACTTCCTTACATCAACGACAAGGTGTTAGACATACTGGGCGTCAAGGCCGAGACCGTGATGAAGGATTCATCGACGCTAATGGGGTTAGTCCACCCTGAAGACCAGGATAAATTCAGGAATGCCATTTCTAAGTCTGCGGAGCGCCTGGAGGCCTACCGTGAGACAATACGGGCTGTGCGAAACGACGGGAAAGTTCTATACATTGAAGCTACGTCGTTGCCAGAACGTAAAGAAGATGGGAGCACTCTGTGGGAAGGTTTCTTCGTTGACGTCACGGAGCGCAAGCAAGCCGAAGATGCGCTTTCGGAGAGAAACGCCCGGCTCCAAACCTACTTCGACCTGCCGCTCGTGGGGATCGCCGTGACCTCAGTCGAGAAGGGGTGGCTTGAGGTGAATTCGGGTCTCTGCACCATGCTCGGCTATTCCGCTGACGAACTCGTACACATGACCTGGCCTGAGATAACGCACCCTGACGATATCGCACTGGATCTTGCGCAGTTTGACCGGGTGGTGTCGGGAGAGATCGACAGCTATTCGCTGGAGAAACGGTTCGTTCGCAAGAACGGCGATATCATATGGGCTAACCTCTCGGTTGCTTGTGTTCGAAAGCCTGATCATTCCGTCAACTACTTCGTCGCCTTGCTCCAGGATATTACAGATCGAAAGCGGACTGAGGCGGAGCGTGAGCGCTTCATGTCGGCCATTGAACAGGCAGCCGAGGCGATTGTCATAACTGACTCGGACGGGACTATTGAATATGTGAATCCCGCATTCACGTCTGTCTCCGGCTACACCCGGGCGGAGGCCACCGGCCAGAATCTGAGCGTGCTCAAGAGCGGCAAGTACGATGATGCTCTCAATGAGCAGATCTGGGATACCGTGTTGGGAGGCGAGACATGGTCCGGTCGAATCGTCAGCAAACGAAAGAATGGAACTTCTTTCATAGAGGAGGCGACGATTTCTCCCGTGCGCGATGCTTCGGGAAAGACCGTGAACTTCATTGCGGTCGAGCGAGACATCACACGCGAGGTGGAGTTGGAGGAGCACTTGCGCCAATCGCAGAAGATGGAGGCCATCGGAAGCCTGGCTGGCGGGATTGCTCACGACTTCAACAACATACTTTGCACCATTCTGGGGTTTACCGAAATGGCCGCTGCCAAAATGGACAAGGGCAGTCCTTCTCGCGAGATGCTTGATGAAGTCAAGAAGGCCGCAGAGCGCGCCACTGAGTTGGTCGAGCAGATTCTGGCGATCAGTCGAAGGAAGGAAAGAGAATACGGCCCAATTTTGATTCATGCGATTGTAAAAGAAGCCCTCAAGATGTTGAGAGGCACGCTGCCCTCTACCATTGGCATTGTCCAGAACATTGACAAGGACTGCGGCCCTGTGATGGCCGACGCCACGGAAATCCACCAGATTGTCTTGAACCTCTGCACAAACGCCTACCACGCGATGCGCGAGAAAGGCGGAAGACTGTCGGTGGAGATGAGGGAGGTTTGCCTGATTGAAGATGAGGCGGGTCCGCACCCCGACCTTCGGCCTGGTCAGTATGTGCGGCTTGTTGTTGCAGACACAGGCAGCGGCATCGAGCCGGAGACGATGACCCGAATTTTCGAACCGTACTTTACAACCAAGGCAATGGGGGAGGGCACGGGGCTGGGTTTGGCCATTGTACATGGAATCGTTCACAGCTACGGAGGAGCTATCACGGTAGACAGCACGCCTGGCGAGGGAAGTACCTTCACGGTCTTTTTCCCGCGCGCCGCAGAGGAGGCACGATACCAGGTCGAGGAGGATGAGGCGGATGTAGAGGCAGGCAACGGTGAGCGAATCCTCGCAATAGATGACGAAGAATCTATTACTCGCCTGTACAGCCTGTTCTTGGAACACGCGGGATATCAGGTAGAACCGTATACTTCTTCCGAGAAAGCACTGGAGGTTTTCCGCGCAGACCCCAGCGCATTCGACCTTGTCATCACGGACCAGACTATGCCGAAGATGACGGGAGCAGACCTCAGCAGGAAGCTCCTCGAAATCCGCCCTGGCATCCCTATCATTCTTTGTAGCGGACACAGTGACCTTATTGACAAGGACGCTGCCGTGGCGATGGGTATTCGATCCTACCTCAAGAAGCCCCTCAATGCTCCACACCTGGCGAGAGTCGTGCGAAGACTTCTGGACGATCGCCAGGGAAGTGTAGAGGACGACGATATGGAGGATTGA